The following DNA comes from Winogradskyella sp. PG-2.
GGTCAAGTTGATTTTCAAACTTATTTTGATGATATGCCTAGTTCTATTGTAGTTGGCGTTATGCAAGGAAATGAGCGTAATTATGATGGTTATTGTGATTCAGTAACTGGACTTCCTAAAGAATCAGGTCTTCGTTTTCATAATTTTATATCACAGGAGTTAATTCCATTCCTAGATAGTAAGTATAATACGAGTAAATTTAAGGTTGCGGTTGGTCATGATTTAATGGGTAACTTTATTAATTCGTATTTATTTAAGGAGGATCCACTTTTTAAGGCTTATGTGTGTATTAGCCCAGATTTATCAGGAACAGTTAAGGATTATTTAGGAAAAAGATTAGAGTTCTTTAAAGATGATATTTTCTATTATATGGCAACTTCTGATAAAGATTTGCCAGGAATTAGAAATACGGTTTTAGAAGCAGATAGACAGATATCTAAGGTGAAAAATCAGCATTTGACTTATTATTTTGATGATTTTAAAAATGACACACATTATACCTTAGTAACAAGCGCTATTTCAAAATCTTTTGACAAAATATTCGAGTTATATCAACCACTTCGAGAAAAAGAGTTAAAAGAGAAAGTATTAACTTATGGAGGAACTTTAGATAGATATTTAGTTGATAGATATGAACGTATAGAAGAATTATTCGGAATAAAGAAGGAAATTACGGAAGAAGAAATAGAAAAAGTAGTTAAAATTGCAGAACAACGAAATGATTTAGAGTCTTTAGAAAAAATAGGTAAACTCGCTAAAAAACTAGATCCAAACTCACTTATGGGAACTTATTATCTAGCGCAGCATGCTGAAAAGTTGGGAAAAACTAAAAAGGCAAAAAAATTATATGAATCTGCTTTAACCTTAAATGATGTCAGTCATATTAATAGAGACTTTATTTTTTCTAAAATAGACGATTTAACTGTTGTAGACACTGATGTAGAAGATACAGAGGAAGAAGGGGAGGAGGATAATGATGAGAACTAAAAAGCGTCAATTGTCTACCGATTACTTTTTTGAGTCTTTATTTAGAAAAACAAAAGGCTTAATAATATCTTATGTGCCTTCCAAATTAGTTGCATTAAGAGTTCTAGCTATTATAACTTGGTTTAAAGATATCAACTAAAATTATCTTAATTTAGCTGTTCTAAAATTTAAAGATTCTCAATACTTTTGAGAAGTGAACATGGCTAAAGTAAAAACAACTTTTTTTTGTCAAAATTGTGGTAGTCATTATGCCAAGTGGCAAGGACAATGTACTTCTTGTAAAGAATGGAATACTATTGCAGAAGAAGTGATTCAAAAGCCAGAAAAGAGTGATTGGAAAACAGCTTCATCTTTAAGTAAACGCGTTCCAAAACCATTAAAAATTAATGATATAGATTCATCTCAAGAAGCGAGATTAAATATGCAAGATGCAGAATTTAATCGTGTGCTTGGTGGTGGTATGGTACATGGTTCTCTAACGCTATTAGGAGGTGAACCAGGTATTGGAAAAAGTACACTTTTACTTCAAATAGCTTTAAAACTACAATACAAAACATTATATGTTTCTGGTGAAGAAAGCCAAAAACAAATAAAGATGCGAGCAGAACGCATTAATCCAGACAGTAATAATTGTTACATTCTTACTGAAACAAAAACACAAAATATATTTAGGCAAATAGAAGTTCTAAAGCCCGATGTTGTAGTTATTGATTCTATTCAAACTTTACATAGCGACTATATAGAATCTTCAGCTGGAAGTATTTCTCAAATAAAAGAGTGCACGACTGAGCTTATAAAATTTGCCAAAGAAACTGCTACGCCAGTTTTATTAATTGGGCACATTACTAAAGAAGGTAATATAGCTGGTCCAAAAATATTAGAGCATATGGTTGATACGGTTTTACAATTTGAAGGTGACCGAAACCATGTATTTAGAATATTGAGAGCAAACAAAAATAGATTTGGTTCTACTAATGAACTTGGTATTTATGAAATGCAAGGCTCTGGCTTGAGAGAAGTTTCTAACCCATCTGAAATATTGATATCGGAAAAGGATGGGGAATTATCAGGTAATTCAATTGCGGCAACTTTAGAGGGTTTACGACCTTTAATGATTGAAGTACAGGCATTGGTTAGTACAGCAGTTTATGGAACTCCTCAACGTTCTGCAACCGGTTTTAATGCAAAACGTTTAAATATGTTATTGGCGGTGCTAGAAAAGCGAGCGGGTTTCCGACTGGGTGCAAAAGATGTTTTTTTAAATATCACAGGAGGTATTTCAGTAGATGATCCTGCAATAGATTTAGCAGTAGTAGCATCTATTTTGTCATCAAATGAAGATGTGGCTATACAAAGCGATCATTGTTTTGCAGCCGAGGTTGGATTGTCTGGTGAAATTAGACCAGTTCAACGTATTGAACAACGAATTTTGGAGGCCGAAAAGTTAGGATTTGCAACTATTTTTGTTTCTAAGTATAATAAAATAGCTTTAAAAGATGCGAACATTAAAATTCGATTGATTTCTAAAATTGAGGATTTAGTTGAGTTTATTGTTTAATTAGTCTCTCTTAGGACTAGTTTTATTGTAACAACAATAAAATGTTTGAGATACTTCAAGAAGAATGATATCTCAAAACATTCTTCTGTTAATAATCCAATTCTATATTTAGAAAGTTCATATTTTAAATGTTTTATTCAAATAAAAGCGATTATGTCTTTCAATATTTATTATAACTAACTGTAAATGAGGTGTCATTAAACCTTGATTTTTGTATTTCATTTTTTTTTAAATACACATTAACGTCGCTTTAATAATTTATATCGAAAAGCGTTTCATTTTTTTTCTCGGTCATTATTCTCATACTAATATTGTAGTATTGATGAGCAAATCGTAATTCGATTTTTACATAAACATCTATCCCTCGGATTATAATCCATTAGACTGAACATTTTATTGTAGTACATAAGTTAAACAAGGACTCGAAAATTAAAAATCCTAACCTATGAAAACAATATTACTTAAAAAGCTGAACATTTTATTTTTAACATCTATAATGTTCTTCTCCACACAAGCACAAGAATCTTCTGATTCAGAGGCTAATACAATGAAAATAATTCGTATTGAGTTTAACAATGTAAATGGACCAGAAGTACATCGTGAACTAGAACTTAGCTTCAGTGATTATACTACTGATGATTACGATTTAGATTATGATGTAAAAAACTTAAATGTTTTTAGTGATGACCTTAATCTTAGCTTAAATGGTGAGCCAATGATTGCTCAAGCTTATTCACCAATAACAGAAGATAAAGAAGTACCATTATTATTTAAAGCTTCAGGTAATTATACATACTATATAGAACTTACTGATACTGAAAATTTAAGTGGACAAGATGTACATATTAAGGATAACCTATTGGGAACTTATTTTGATTTAAGAAGTGGTGAGAGATTTGAGTTTTCTTCAGTTGCTGGAAATTTCCCAAACAGATTTCAGATTGTATTTAAGCAACAATCTGTAACATTATCTCAACAAGATTATAAAATTGAAGGCTTAAATGTAGTCTATGTTATTAATTTAGATAATCTAGTTATTTCAAATTCAAAGAATAAAAGAATAAAAAGTGTAGAGTTATATAATATTTTTGGACAATCTGTTTATAGTAATAGAATTACTACGCAAAGTAATTCTACTAGACTTCAGTTAAATAATTTGAGTACAGGAGCTTACATTGTACAACTTATAACTGAGGATAATGGGGTTTTGACAAAGAAAATAATTATAAATTAAGTATTAAATCAACTTAAGGTTAAATAATCATAAGAAATCCTTTCTAGTTATTACTAGGAAGGATTTTTGTTTTATGTATTACAACTGTAAAGTAACTTCTTTATGATATTATTAGGATTAATAAAAAGAATTTCAGAATTTCAAGAACAATTAAAAAACACCTAACTTATGGGAGATCCTAACTTTGATTTTTTTAAATCAAAATTCCATGTTTCTAAGGATACTTATAAGATCCTTCAAAGTCTTGCTTTAAAACGAAAGCTAAAATCAGGTGAGGTTTTAATAAAACAAGGCGAAAAAAGTAAAAAAATTGCTTTTTTGGTATCAGGATTAATGAGAGCATATAGTACCTTAGAATCAGGAAAGCAGATTACAAAAAATATTTTTAGGCCTATAAGTTTTGTCGGCGGATTTTCATCTATAATTAAGGATAAACCTTCTCACCTTTGCTATGAAGCATTGGTAGATGCTCTAGTTTTTGAAGTTAATTTTGATGAATTTTCAAAAATATGTAATACAAATATAGAGGTGAGCAATCTATACAATAGAATTTTAGAATACGTTTTCATAATGTATGAGAAGAAACAACTGGCAACTATGGCTTTAAATGGAACAGAAAGGTACTTATTATTAAAAAAATAAATCCCTAATATTGATAATTTGATACCACAATACCAAATAGCATCATATTTAAATATTTCTCCAGTACAGTTGAGTAGAATTAGAAAAGAATTAAAGTGATATTAACATATGTTAATTTATACACCATTAATTCCTTTTAGATTTGCACGTATATAATTTTATTGCAAATAAAATTAGTTAATAGCTCCAACAAAAAAAGCAAACGATCGTCGTTTGCTTTTTTTTATCATATAATCTATCCTTTAAACATAAATTCTTAATTTCGCGATTCTATTAGAGTTTTGAGAATATGAGTATAAAGTTCCCTGAATATAAAGGACTTAACTTGCCAAAAGTTGCAGAAGAAATTGGTAACTATTGGGAAGCGAATAATATCTTCGATAAAAGTGTAAGCACTAGAGAAGGTAAACTGCCATACGTGTTTTTTGAAGGACCACCTTCAGCAAACGGTTTACCTGGTGTACACCATGTATTAGCACGCGCTATTAAAGATATTTTTCCGCGTTATAAAACCATGAAAGGTTTTCAAGTAAAACGTAAAGCAGGTTGGGATACACATGGTTTACCTGTGGAGTTAGGTGTAGAAAAGGAGTTAGGGATTACTAAAGAGGATATTGGTACTAAAATTACAGTAGAAGAATATAACGAAGCTTGTAAAAAAGCAGTAATGCGTTATACTGATATTTGGAATGATCTTACTAAAAAAATGGGGTATTGGGTAGATATGGATGACCCGTATATTACTTACAAATCCAAATACATGGAATCTGTTTGGTGGTTGCTAAAACAGATTTACGAAAAAGATTTAATATACAAAGGTTATACGATTCAACCTTATTCACCAAAGGCAGGTACAGGTTTAAGCTCGCATGAGTTAAATCAGCCAGGAACTTATCAAGACGTTACTGATACGACTGTTGTGGCTCAGTTTAAGGCTAATGAAGATTCATTACCAGACTTTTTACAAAACGAAGGTGATATATATTTACTAGCATGGACAACAACACCATGGACATTACCGAGTAATACAGCATTGACTGTTGGGTCAAAAATTGATTATGTTTTAGCTGAAACTTATAATCAGTACACGTTTAAACCAATGAATGTTGTATTGGCTAAGAACTTAGTTGAAAAACAGTTTGATGGTAAATACAACCAAGTTGAAACTAAACCAGAATTAATAGACTACAAAGAAGGAGATAAGATAATCCCTTTTTATATAGTGAAAGAATTTAAAGGAAAAGATTTAGTTGGTATTACATACGAACAATTATTAGATTTTAACCTTGAGTTTGAAAATAAACAGAATGCATTTCGCGTAATTTCAGGGGATTTTGTAACGACTGAAGATGGTACAGGTATCGTACACACAGCACCAACCTTTGGTGCAGATGATGCTTTGGTTGCTAAACAAGCTATACCAGAAATTCCACCATTTTTAGTAAAAGACGAGAATGATAATTTAGTGCCGCTTGTAGATTTACAAGGAAAATTCAGAAAAGAATTAGATGAATTTGGTGGTAAATATGTTAAAAACGAATATTATAATGATGGTGAAGCGCCAGAACGTTCTATTGATGTTGAGCTTGCAATTAAGTTAAAAACAGAAAACAAAGCTTTTAAGGTTGAAAAATATAAACACAGTTATCCAAATTGTTGGAGAACAGACAAGCCAATTTTGTATTATCCTTTAGATTCTTGGTTCATCAAAGTTACTGATGTAAAAGGTAGAATGCATGAGCTAAATACGTCTATAAATTGGAAGCCAAAATCAACTGGTGAAGGACGTTTTGGTAATTGGTTGGCAAATGCAAATGACTGGAATCTTTCACGTTCGCGTTTTTGGGGAATTCCATTGCCTATCTGGAGAACAGAAGATGGAAAAGAACAATTGTGCATTGGATCTGTTTCCGAATTGAAATCGGAAATCTCTAAATCAGTTGAAGCAGGTATAATGTCAGAGGATATTTTTGCAGATTATGAAGTTGGTAATATGTCTGAAGCTAATTACGAAACTATCGATTTACACAAAAATGTTGTAGATAAAATTGTTTTAGTATCTCCTTTAGGGAAACCAATGAATCGTGAAAGCGATTTAATAGATGTTTGGTTCGATTCTGGTTCTATGCCATACGCACAGTGGCATTATCCATTTGAGAATAAAAACCTGATTGATAATAATGAAGCGTTTCCAGCAGATTTTATAGCAGAAGGAGTGGATCAAACACGTGGATGGTTCTATACGCTTCATGCTATTGGCACAATGGTGTTTGACTCTGTAGCTTATAAAAATGTAGTCTCAAATGGTTTAGTTTTAGATAAAAACGGACAGAAGATGTCTAAGCGTTTAGGGAATGCGACTGACCCTTTTGAAACCTTATCAAAGTATGGCGCAGATGCTACGCGTTGGTATATGATAATGAATGCCAATCCATGGGATAACTTAAAGTTTGACAGTGATGGAATTGCTGAAGTTAGTCGTAAGTTTTTTGGAACACTTTATAATACTTATTCCTTCTTTACGCTATATACTAATATAGATGGTTTCAATTATAGCGAAGCAGATATTGCATTAGAGGAAAGACCAGAAATTGACCGTTGGATTTTATCTGAATTAAATACTTTAATACAACAAGTAGATAAATTCTATGAAGAATATGAACCAACGAAAGCAGCAAGAGCAATTTCAGACTTTACTCAAGATTATTTAAGTAACTGGTATGTGCGTTTAAGTAGAAGACGTTTCTGGAAAGGAGACTACCAAGCAGATAAAATTTCTGCATATCAAACCTTATATACATGCATGGAAACGATTGCAAAACTTGGAGCTCCAATTGCACCATTTTTTATGGATCGTTTATATCAAGATCTTAATGCTGTAACTCAAAAAGAGAATTTTGAAAGTGTTCACTTATCAGAATTTCCTCAAGTTAATACTAGTGCTATAGATAAAGTATTAGAAAGAAAAATGGAGAGTGCGCAATCAATATGTTCTTTAGTATTATCGTTGAGAGCTAAGGAGAAGATTAAAGTTCGCCAACCACTGCAAAAAATAATGATTCCTGTAGATAGTCAACAGCAAAAAGAGGAAATAGAAGCTGTTTCAGATTTAATAAAACATGAAGTTAATATAAAAGAGGTTGAACTTTTAGAAGATGCTTCAGATATATTAGTGAAACAAATAAAGCCTAATTTTAAAGTTTTAGGTCCTAAGTTTGGAAAGGATATGAAGCTGATTTCCAGTGCGGTAAATGGCTTTAATGCTGATGATATTAAAAAAATTGAGCAAAATGGTAGTATAGGCGTTGAAATTAACGGAAAAAATATTACTTTGGGATTAGATGATGTAGAGATTACATCTCAAGATATTGAAGGATGGCTTGTAGCGAATGAAGGTGCGTTAACAGTGGCTTTAGATGTTACAATTAATGAAGATTTACGTAAAGAAGGTGTTGCAAGAGAACTTGTAAATCGTATTCAAAATTTGCGAAAAGATTCAGGATTTGAAGTTACTGACAAAATTGACGTACAAATTCAGAACGATGAACAAGTAGCTGCAGCAATTGCTTCAAATGAAGATTATATTAAATCAGAAACATTAACTGAAGATTTAACAATTATAGAGAACCTAAACAATGGTATAGAAATTGCTTTTGATGAAGTCAATACCAAACTGTTTATACAAAAACATTAAAAAAGATGGCAGATACAACAAATAGATACTCTGACGAACATTTAGAAGAATTCAAAGTTTTAATTCAAGAGAAAATAGATAAAGCACAGCACGATTTAGAGCTTATTAAAAGTGCATACATGAACGATCATAATAATGGTACTGAAGATACTTCTCCAACGTTTAAAGCATTTGATGAAGGCAGTGCTGTAATGAGTAAAGAATCTAATTCTGCATTAGCTATTCGTCAAGAAAAATTTATCAGAGATTTGAAAAATGCAATGATTCGAATTGAAAATAAAACCTATGGAGTTTGCCGAGTTACAGGTAAATTAATAAACCCAGAACGTTTAAAATTAGTACCTCACGCTACATTAAGTATTGAGGCTAAGAATATGCAGAAGTAACACAAATTCTTTTGAAAGTATAGTCTCATTATATTTTGTGAGATAAATAGATAGAACAAAAACCACAAAGCTTTGGATAATAATTTCAAAGCTTTTTTATTATGTCACTAAAAAAAGCGTCAATTATTATCATAATTATTTTACTGATAGACCAAATCAGTAAGATTTATATAAAGACCCATTTTCAACTCAATGAAGATGTAACTATTTTTTCGTGGTTTAAAATTGCCTTTGTAGAAAATGATGGTATGGCATGGGGAACTAAACTCAGTGATGTCTTTACATTTATTTCTGATAAATCTGCTAAACTTATTTTAACTCTATTTAGAATTGCAGCAGTTACTGGCATTGCATTATGGTTAGTAGATGTTACTAAAAAGCAAAAGTCTAAAACTTTAATTTTCGCCATTGCTATTATTTTTGCAGGTGCTTTAGGTAATATTTTAGATTCTGTGTTTTATGGCATACTATTTAATGATAGCACATTTGAAGTTGCACAATTTTTGCCAAAAGAAGGAGGTTATGCAGGTGTATTTCATGGTAAAGTTGTTGATATGTTGCATTTTCCTATTTGGAATGGGATATTACCAGAATGGATGCCAATTGTAGGCGGAAAATATTTCTCGTTTTTCGATCCTATTTTTAATGTCGCAGATATTGCGATTAGTACAGGTATTGGTATTTTAATTGTGTTTAATAAAAGGGCTTTTAAAGATTCCCCTAAAACTGAAGCATCCGATATGGTGTCACACAATAATCTAACTTAATATCATCTTCTGAAGACTCAATAATATCTTGTTCTGCTTCAAAAAATGACAAACCAATTTTTATAGTTTCTGGTTTGCAATTGGCTAAGAACCGATCATAAAATCCTTTTCCATAACCAATTCTATTACCGGTTTTATCAAATCCTAAAAGCGGAACAAAAACTACTTCAATTTGCTCTGAAGCAATAGCGATACCATCAATAGGTTCAGGAATATTATAGTCGTTTTTTTTGATTGTTGTATTATCTGTTAGTAGATAATGCGTCATCGAATAATCTTCAAAATTACTTTTAGAAATCACTATATTTTTATCCTTTCCGGATAGAATATTTAAAATGTAATCTGTATTTATTTCTTTTTGTTCTTCAATAGTTAAGAAAATATGATAAAAGGATTTATTCCAAACATCTAACTTTAATAATTCGTTAGCAATACCTAAACTATAATTCTCGATTTGAGTTTCTGATAATTTCTGTCTTAGGGTTTTGTGTTTTTTTCGAAGCTCAGATTTTTTCACGGCTCAAGTTTTGTGGAAATATGAAAAATTGCATCACCTTGATAGATAATTGGGGACTCATTTACATTAAAAATATAGCCATCATTTGGTGCTTTTACAAAATGATTAAAACTTCCATAAGGATCTGTTATATGACCTAATACATCACCTTTTTTTATTTGAGCATTTACAGAAACGTCAGATTTAAACATCCCAGAATAACTGGCGCGAATCCATTTACTCTCGACAATTTTAATACAATTTTTTTTAGGTTTAGAGACTTTAAATTTGCTGTTTAAAATTCCTAAATGATGCAATACGCGCTTAGTTCCGTTTACACCTGTGTTTGTTATGGTATTATCTATATTAAAAGACTTCCCGCCTTCAAACAACAGCATGGGTAATCCAGTTTTGTAACAAGAATTACGGAAAGATTTATTAATATTTTTAGAATAGAAAACAAAAGGCGCACCAAATACTTGGGCTAATTCGTCTAGAACAATTTCATTTTTTACAATTCGTATTTGAGCCGCATTAAAGCGATCAGCTCCACCTGTATGAAAATCTAAAATTAAATCGGCATGAGGTACAATTTCTGTCATTAATTTATGGGCAACTCTACTAGCTAAAGAACCTCCTTTACCACCAGGAAAAACACGATTTAAATCTCGACCATCTGGGAATAGTCGATCCATATGGATAAACCCAAATACATTGATTACAGGAATACATATAATAGTCCCTTTCTTTGGTTTATTAATACCTTTGGCAATAATTTGACGGACAATTTCCACACCATTAATTTCATCACCATGAATTCCTGCAGTAATTAAAACCGTAGGTCCTGGTTTTTTAGAACGTTCAATAATTACAGGAACATCAATAGTATTCTGCGTGTGTAATTTAGCGACATTAAAACTCACCTTAGCGCTCTCACCAAGGCCGACACTTTCACCTAGTATATGTAATACTTCTTTTTCACTCATCTATTTTCTATTACGTTCTATAAAAGTAATAATTGCCCTCGCTATATTTTTCTGCGTGGCACCTTCAATACCTTCTAAACCAGGAGTTGAATTAACTTCCATAATTAATGGACCTCTTGCAGATTGTAACATATCTACACCACAAACAGGAAGCTTTAATGCACGTGCAGCCTTAATAGCTAATTTTAATTCATCTTCTGAAAGTCTAATTAAATTAGCACTTCCACCTCTATGTAAATTAGATCGAAATTCACCATCTTTTCCTTGCCGTTTCATGGCTCCTACAACTTGTCCGTCTACTAAAAGCGCTCGTAAATCAGCACCTTTAGCTTCTTCAATATATTCTTGAACTAATGCTCTTGCTTGTAATCCATTAAAAGCTTCAAGTACAGATTCAGCAGCATTTTTAGATTCTGCTAAAACGACTCCGAGTCCTTGGGTTCCTTCAAGTAATTTTATAATTACTGGCGGTCCACCAACATGGTTAAGAACTTCTTCAACATCTCTTGAGTAGTTTGTAAAAACCGTTTTTGGCATACCAATACCAGCTTTAGATAAACGTTGAAAACTTCTTAGTTTATCCCTACTTCT
Coding sequences within:
- a CDS encoding T9SS type A sorting domain-containing protein, translated to MKTILLKKLNILFLTSIMFFSTQAQESSDSEANTMKIIRIEFNNVNGPEVHRELELSFSDYTTDDYDLDYDVKNLNVFSDDLNLSLNGEPMIAQAYSPITEDKEVPLLFKASGNYTYYIELTDTENLSGQDVHIKDNLLGTYFDLRSGERFEFSSVAGNFPNRFQIVFKQQSVTLSQQDYKIEGLNVVYVINLDNLVISNSKNKRIKSVELYNIFGQSVYSNRITTQSNSTRLQLNNLSTGAYIVQLITEDNGVLTKKIIIN
- the rimK gene encoding 30S ribosomal protein S6--L-glutamate ligase, which encodes MNIVILSRNENLYSTRRLIEEGENRGHEIEVIDPLKCDIIIEQEKPTIYYRDRYLDYVDAIIPRIGASVTFFGCAVVRQFEMMNVFTTVTSDAIIRSRDKLRSFQRLSKAGIGMPKTVFTNYSRDVEEVLNHVGGPPVIIKLLEGTQGLGVVLAESKNAAESVLEAFNGLQARALVQEYIEEAKGADLRALLVDGQVVGAMKRQGKDGEFRSNLHRGGSANLIRLSEDELKLAIKAARALKLPVCGVDMLQSARGPLIMEVNSTPGLEGIEGATQKNIARAIITFIERNRK
- a CDS encoding Crp/Fnr family transcriptional regulator, which gives rise to MGDPNFDFFKSKFHVSKDTYKILQSLALKRKLKSGEVLIKQGEKSKKIAFLVSGLMRAYSTLESGKQITKNIFRPISFVGGFSSIIKDKPSHLCYEALVDALVFEVNFDEFSKICNTNIEVSNLYNRILEYVFIMYEKKQLATMALNGTERYLLLKK
- a CDS encoding 5-formyltetrahydrofolate cyclo-ligase produces the protein MKKSELRKKHKTLRQKLSETQIENYSLGIANELLKLDVWNKSFYHIFLTIEEQKEINTDYILNILSGKDKNIVISKSNFEDYSMTHYLLTDNTTIKKNDYNIPEPIDGIAIASEQIEVVFVPLLGFDKTGNRIGYGKGFYDRFLANCKPETIKIGLSFFEAEQDIIESSEDDIKLDYCVTPYRMLQF
- a CDS encoding lipoprotein signal peptidase — translated: MSLKKASIIIIIILLIDQISKIYIKTHFQLNEDVTIFSWFKIAFVENDGMAWGTKLSDVFTFISDKSAKLILTLFRIAAVTGIALWLVDVTKKQKSKTLIFAIAIIFAGALGNILDSVFYGILFNDSTFEVAQFLPKEGGYAGVFHGKVVDMLHFPIWNGILPEWMPIVGGKYFSFFDPIFNVADIAISTGIGILIVFNKRAFKDSPKTEASDMVSHNNLT
- a CDS encoding TraR/DksA family transcriptional regulator, whose protein sequence is MADTTNRYSDEHLEEFKVLIQEKIDKAQHDLELIKSAYMNDHNNGTEDTSPTFKAFDEGSAVMSKESNSALAIRQEKFIRDLKNAMIRIENKTYGVCRVTGKLINPERLKLVPHATLSIEAKNMQK
- the radA gene encoding DNA repair protein RadA translates to MAKVKTTFFCQNCGSHYAKWQGQCTSCKEWNTIAEEVIQKPEKSDWKTASSLSKRVPKPLKINDIDSSQEARLNMQDAEFNRVLGGGMVHGSLTLLGGEPGIGKSTLLLQIALKLQYKTLYVSGEESQKQIKMRAERINPDSNNCYILTETKTQNIFRQIEVLKPDVVVIDSIQTLHSDYIESSAGSISQIKECTTELIKFAKETATPVLLIGHITKEGNIAGPKILEHMVDTVLQFEGDRNHVFRILRANKNRFGSTNELGIYEMQGSGLREVSNPSEILISEKDGELSGNSIAATLEGLRPLMIEVQALVSTAVYGTPQRSATGFNAKRLNMLLAVLEKRAGFRLGAKDVFLNITGGISVDDPAIDLAVVASILSSNEDVAIQSDHCFAAEVGLSGEIRPVQRIEQRILEAEKLGFATIFVSKYNKIALKDANIKIRLISKIEDLVEFIV
- a CDS encoding alpha/beta hydrolase is translated as MRKAILIVLAYLLWTPILAQISYDEISSSYLNVERQLKIKLPKNYDPSSELKHPLIIVFDGDYLFEPVIGQVDFQTYFDDMPSSIVVGVMQGNERNYDGYCDSVTGLPKESGLRFHNFISQELIPFLDSKYNTSKFKVAVGHDLMGNFINSYLFKEDPLFKAYVCISPDLSGTVKDYLGKRLEFFKDDIFYYMATSDKDLPGIRNTVLEADRQISKVKNQHLTYYFDDFKNDTHYTLVTSAISKSFDKIFELYQPLREKELKEKVLTYGGTLDRYLVDRYERIEELFGIKKEITEEEIEKVVKIAEQRNDLESLEKIGKLAKKLDPNSLMGTYYLAQHAEKLGKTKKAKKLYESALTLNDVSHINRDFIFSKIDDLTVVDTDVEDTEEEGEEDNDEN
- a CDS encoding succinylglutamate desuccinylase/aspartoacylase family protein, whose product is MSEKEVLHILGESVGLGESAKVSFNVAKLHTQNTIDVPVIIERSKKPGPTVLITAGIHGDEINGVEIVRQIIAKGINKPKKGTIICIPVINVFGFIHMDRLFPDGRDLNRVFPGGKGGSLASRVAHKLMTEIVPHADLILDFHTGGADRFNAAQIRIVKNEIVLDELAQVFGAPFVFYSKNINKSFRNSCYKTGLPMLLFEGGKSFNIDNTITNTGVNGTKRVLHHLGILNSKFKVSKPKKNCIKIVESKWIRASYSGMFKSDVSVNAQIKKGDVLGHITDPYGSFNHFVKAPNDGYIFNVNESPIIYQGDAIFHISTKLEP
- the ileS gene encoding isoleucine--tRNA ligase; protein product: MSIKFPEYKGLNLPKVAEEIGNYWEANNIFDKSVSTREGKLPYVFFEGPPSANGLPGVHHVLARAIKDIFPRYKTMKGFQVKRKAGWDTHGLPVELGVEKELGITKEDIGTKITVEEYNEACKKAVMRYTDIWNDLTKKMGYWVDMDDPYITYKSKYMESVWWLLKQIYEKDLIYKGYTIQPYSPKAGTGLSSHELNQPGTYQDVTDTTVVAQFKANEDSLPDFLQNEGDIYLLAWTTTPWTLPSNTALTVGSKIDYVLAETYNQYTFKPMNVVLAKNLVEKQFDGKYNQVETKPELIDYKEGDKIIPFYIVKEFKGKDLVGITYEQLLDFNLEFENKQNAFRVISGDFVTTEDGTGIVHTAPTFGADDALVAKQAIPEIPPFLVKDENDNLVPLVDLQGKFRKELDEFGGKYVKNEYYNDGEAPERSIDVELAIKLKTENKAFKVEKYKHSYPNCWRTDKPILYYPLDSWFIKVTDVKGRMHELNTSINWKPKSTGEGRFGNWLANANDWNLSRSRFWGIPLPIWRTEDGKEQLCIGSVSELKSEISKSVEAGIMSEDIFADYEVGNMSEANYETIDLHKNVVDKIVLVSPLGKPMNRESDLIDVWFDSGSMPYAQWHYPFENKNLIDNNEAFPADFIAEGVDQTRGWFYTLHAIGTMVFDSVAYKNVVSNGLVLDKNGQKMSKRLGNATDPFETLSKYGADATRWYMIMNANPWDNLKFDSDGIAEVSRKFFGTLYNTYSFFTLYTNIDGFNYSEADIALEERPEIDRWILSELNTLIQQVDKFYEEYEPTKAARAISDFTQDYLSNWYVRLSRRRFWKGDYQADKISAYQTLYTCMETIAKLGAPIAPFFMDRLYQDLNAVTQKENFESVHLSEFPQVNTSAIDKVLERKMESAQSICSLVLSLRAKEKIKVRQPLQKIMIPVDSQQQKEEIEAVSDLIKHEVNIKEVELLEDASDILVKQIKPNFKVLGPKFGKDMKLISSAVNGFNADDIKKIEQNGSIGVEINGKNITLGLDDVEITSQDIEGWLVANEGALTVALDVTINEDLRKEGVARELVNRIQNLRKDSGFEVTDKIDVQIQNDEQVAAAIASNEDYIKSETLTEDLTIIENLNNGIEIAFDEVNTKLFIQKH